The following are encoded together in the Apium graveolens cultivar Ventura unplaced genomic scaffold, ASM990537v1 ctg4600, whole genome shotgun sequence genome:
- the LOC141702081 gene encoding transmembrane E3 ubiquitin-protein ligase FLY2-like, which yields MDSVITNLHFTTVLIRVFLSLSVVLVLFAPLATAVQSIRNTTHSTDDQWQPTSPFDWNITGKYAGSWRLMNPTESNPIIRKSSSDSVLELISTPTTSKGVYHVKGMVIFYKVFEDEHKVWGATIKIEGDYIWPLRLLRAVAYTEKAGESGYKDDYNISNPHYSQQDRDKL from the exons ATGGACTCTGTGATCACAAATTTACATTTCACAACTGTCTTGATTAGAGTTTTCCTAAGTTTATCTGTTGTTTTAGTTCTCTTTGCCCCTCTTGCCACTGCGGTGCAATCAATAAGAAATACTACTCATTCAACCGACGATCAG TGGCAACCAACATCACCTTTTGATTGGAACATTACCGGAAAGTATGCAG GATCTTGGCGCTTAATGAATCCCACAGAAAGCAATCCTATAATAAGAAAGTCCAGCAGTGACTCTGTCCTCGAATTGATCAGTACCCCAACAACAAGTAAAGGGGTATATCATGTTAAG GGGATGGTTATATTCTATAAGGTGTTTGAAGATGAACATAAAGTCTGGGGTGCAACAATCAAAATAGAAGGGGATTATATATGGCCCTTACGACTACTTCGAGCAGTAGCCTACAC AGAAAAAGCAGGAGAATCTGGATACAAAGATGATTACAATATCTCCAATCCACATTACTCG CAGCAGGACCGTGATAAGCTGTAG